The DNA window GACAATTATGATCATCCACCCCATCATACATCCCCCTTTTTCACACTTTACCATATAGATTTACAAAGTTCCCCAAACATAAACAGACAGGATTCTTCATAAGTGAAGAATCCTGTCTGTTTATGTTGTTTACACTTGTTTCTTTTTGTTTTGCATTTGCAAAGATACTTTTACAAGTAAACTTAACATAACTCCAATGCCAGTAATCATATATAAGATGGTGAAAATTTTACCGAAAGCTGTAATGGGTTCTAAAGTTGCTGAACCAACAGTTGTCAGCGTCGCTACACTAAAATACAAAGCGTCCACTATGGTAAACCCTTCTACTGTGGAATAAAAGATGGTACCTGATATCAAAATCGCTGCGGTTAATCCGAGCAATACTTGGAATTCCTTATCTTTAATCAGTTGAAAAAATGTTTTTAGCATTCGTCTTAATGTCAAAAAAAATGATACCACTTAGCTCGCCTCTTCATTCATAGTTATCTTTTCATTATAAAGTATTTATAGAAAAGAAATCCAACAACTAGGCAAGTTTTTGGTTTTAGCTCTCTACATGTTCTGACAACATGACGATTGAACACAAGGTATATTCAAGAAAATTCACCGGTATCGAAATAAAATAGTTTATTTTAAACGACTATTTTCACCTAATACCGACTTCCAACTATAATATACCTCAAAATTTAAAGGAGATTTTTCAATCAAGCTCGAATTAATGCTAGAGAGAATCTACCGATCATGCTTCAAGAACCGCCCGCTATTAATTCATTCACAAAGGAGAATGATTATGGGAAAAATCATTGTAGCCATGTATTTGACACTTGATGGGGTTATGGAAGAACCTTCTTGGACGGCTCCCTACTGGGACGACGAGATTGCTAAATTCCAATTGGATCTGCTATTTGGTAGTGAGGCATTATTGCTCGGACGCGTAACTTATGAAGGGTTTGCAGCAGCTTGGCCTTCTGCCGAAGATGAAGAAGGCTTTGCAGAGCGCATTAACAAATTGCCAAAGTATGTCGTTTCTACGAGCTTGAAACGTACTGAATGGAATGCTCGCCTCATTTCTAGCAACGTACCGCAAGAAGTGACTAAACTTAAAAAAACAGGTCAGCGATTATTGGTTTATGGAAGTGCTGAACTTATCGAAACTTTATTAAAGCATGACTTGATCGACGAACTTCATTTAATGACATTTCCACTCGTATTAGGTGAAGGAAAACGGCTATTCAAGGAAAATGCTGATCAAAAAATGTTTAATTTACAAAATATCCGTTGGACTGATTCTGGTGTTCTTATCGCTAGTTATACCCCGGATAAATAAACGAAAAGACTCTTAAATGAGTCTTTTTATTTTGATTAAAAAGGTAATTTCTTTCTATTAATAGTGTCTTTCAAGCTATAATAACTAATGAGTTGTATTTTCAAATAGAAAAGAGTGGTTTATATGAAAAAAATAGGATTGTCTCTAGGCGGAGTGGTCGTTTTACTTGCACTCCCTATCATAATTTGGTTTTTACAAGAAGAAAAAATAGTTAATATAGCCATTATCGATAAAACCGTACCATCCGAAAGTTATAGGGAACATAAAGGCTTAACCTGGTTATTAAATCACCAGCGTTATGTTTCTGAACCAGGAGAAACCTATAACGAATCCGTCGACTATTACGGTTTTGTTCCCGATGAAGAAAATGAGAGCTATACGATCCGTGAATTGCCTACGGATTATTCCGGAACTGACCTCATTTATCTAGCTGATTCTTATGGAGTTTACGAGGAAGACCTGCCTTGGCAAACGAAAGACAAAAAACCAGGTAGTTCATCTATGATTACAGGTGGACTCCAAATGGACGAGTGGCAGACGATTAAACAACAAGTCCAGTCTGAAGGCACCGACTTAGTTATGGAATTCAACACGTTTGCTTCTCCGACTTCTAAAGAAGTTTCACAAGATATGAATGAGTTTTTAGGTCTTGAGTGGAGCGGTTGGAGCGGTCGCTATTTTAAAGAGTTGCAAACTTCTAAAAATGCCGTTCCTCAATGGATTGTTGAAAATTATGAAAAAAATGATGTGCAATGGCAGTTTGAAGGCGCTGGGTTTGTATTGGTTAACGATGAAACCGGTGAAGTAGTGATTCTTTCTGAAGAAGCAGACGAAATTGGTAGCGACGGTCTATACCTAGAATTCACGGAACAAGGAACTGATCAATTTGATCTGAAAAATAGCCCTTCTTTCGATTATTGGTTTGATATCAATCTGGCTCTTCCAGAAACTGAAGTTCTTGCAGACTATCAGTGGGACTTGCAAGATGCAGGCAAGGAGAAGTTGGAAAAAGCGGGCATTCCAGAAAACTTTCCTGCTGTGTTCCATCAATCCAAATATGGAGCAGACGTTTACTATTTTGCCGGGGATTTTGTCGATATCAATGATGTTCCAAATTTTTATCGCTTTGCAGGTTTCTCAAAACTGCGTTCTATTCTTTCTACAGAAGCATTAGATGCTGAAAAGAGTTTTTACTGGAAAACGTATATCCCCATGATGGAATCTATTATGGCAAATGCAGCAGCTAAAAAAGCCCCTGCTGAAAAGGCACAAAAAGCGCTTGCCGTTGAAAATGGCGTTTCTTATCCTTCTCGTGTCAACGACCAAACATTTGAAGTTTATGAAGATGGTGAATGGCAGCCACTTACTATTAAAGGGGTAAACCTAGGAATGGCTAAGCCGGGAACATTTCCTGGCGAAGCAGCCATTACACGTGCAGAATATGATCGGTGGTTTAAAGCAATTGGCGAAATGAATGCTAATGCAGTGCGTGTCTATACACTGCACCCTCCTGCTTTTTACGAGGCATTTGCGGCATATAACGCTAACGCTAAAGAGCCTCTTTATTTGTATCATGGTGTTTGGATTGATGAAGAACCGTTGGTGGAGTCTTTAAATGCTTTTGACCCTGACATTACTGAACGCTTCCAGGCAGAAGTCAAAAAAATCGTGGATGTTGTCCATGGCGATGCGGTTGTGGAACAACAACCCGGACATGCTTACGGTAATTATAAAACCGACATCTCTCCTTACGTGATCGGTTGGATGATTGGTATCGAATGGTTCCCAATTATGGTTGATCAAATGGAGCAAGATTATCCTGATCTTGGCGAGTACCAAGGTCAATACATCTACACGGAAAATGCCAACCCGATGGAAAATTGGTTGGCACAGCAATTAGATCTTCTCGCTTCTTATGAACTTGAAACTTACGACAGTATGCGTCCGTTAAGCTTTACTAACTGGGTAACAACCGATAACATTGATCAACCTGCAGAGCCAAGTGATCAAGAAGATATGGCGACTGTTGATCCGAATCACATCAAGACCAAGGACATAACGGATACAGTTGGCATGTTTGCTTCGTATCATGTCTATCCGTACTACCCGGATTTCTTGAATTTAGAAGAGCGTTATACAGAGTATGTCGATCACCGCGGTGAATTTAATAACTACGCCGGCTATTTAAAAGACTTGAATGACTCTCACGATATACCCGTACTCATTGCTGAGTTTGGAGTCCCTGCTTCACGTGGGATGACTCATGAAAATCCATTTGGTTGGAATCAAGGGTTTATCTCTGAAAAAGAACAAGGGGAAATCGTCAGTCACATGTACGAGGATATTCTTGAAGAAGGCATGCTAGGCGGTATGGTCTTTACTTGGCAAGACGAGTGGTTTAAACGAACATGGAATACAATGGAGTACGATAATCCGAACGAACGACCATTTTGGTCGAATGCCCAAACCAATGAGCAACAATTTGGTTTGTTGAGCTTTGACCGTCATAAAGTAAAAGTCGATGGTATAGATGATTGGCAAGATGGAAAAACACTTTACGAAAAAGATGAAGGTGCACTTAACAGTGTTACGATGGATTCAGATGAGCGATATGTCTACGTTAAAGCGCAATTTGACCCAGCCAATAACAATTGGTGGACTGAAAATGATTTTAATCTCTACTTTAGTATCCGTAACAACAAAGGCATTGCGGTCGATGCTTTAGAAGAAACTGAATTTCTAGCAGATTTCCAGTTGAAGATTGAAAATCTAAAACAAGCACAATTGCAAGTGGCTGGCGATTACGATAGTTTTTACTATGATTATCATGAACGTTTAAAAATGATTCCCGCAGAAGAAAACATCGAATCGACATTCCATCCAATTCGACTTGCTTTAAACAAAGAGTTTGTACGTCCGGACACTGGGGAACTTCTACCGTTTTCTTCTTATGAAACTGGAATTTTCCAATTTGGCATTGCCAATCCAGAACACGAAGAATACGATTCGTTAAATGATTATTATTACGATGAAAAAACCGGCGTTCTGGAAATTC is part of the Planococcus sp. PAMC 21323 genome and encodes:
- a CDS encoding potassium channel family protein; amino-acid sequence: MVSFFLTLRRMLKTFFQLIKDKEFQVLLGLTAAILISGTIFYSTVEGFTIVDALYFSVATLTTVGSATLEPITAFGKIFTILYMITGIGVMLSLLVKVSLQMQNKKKQV
- a CDS encoding dihydrofolate reductase family protein; amino-acid sequence: MGKIIVAMYLTLDGVMEEPSWTAPYWDDEIAKFQLDLLFGSEALLLGRVTYEGFAAAWPSAEDEEGFAERINKLPKYVVSTSLKRTEWNARLISSNVPQEVTKLKKTGQRLLVYGSAELIETLLKHDLIDELHLMTFPLVLGEGKRLFKENADQKMFNLQNIRWTDSGVLIASYTPDK